The Pigmentiphaga aceris DNA segment CATCGGCCTGGCTGGCTTGCATCGAACTGGTGATACCGAACCCGAATTGGGCATCTGGGTGCGTGAAGACCAGCATGGAAACGGCTATGGGCGCGAAGCAGTGCAAGCTGTGGCGACATGGGCGGCGAGCAGCTTCGGATCTGCCGCCTTCATCTACCCCGTTGCCAAACAAAACGCCTCCAGCCGGAAATTGGCGGAGGCGTTGGGCGGCGTTGTGTTCAGCGAACGCACGGCACCGAAATACGATTCCGTGGTCTACCGCATTCCCGCCACAAACTGATCGACAGAGACGCTGATGCCGAAAAGAACGACGAAGCCGAATCCCGAAAAGGAAGCGTTCAAGCGAGACTTGCTGCGCAGCATCCAGGAAATGAAGTCAGGGCAGTTTGCGCGAGTTACTACGTTTGCGTGGAAGACTACGGCAGAAGAAACTGCAAGCTGGAACCGGCAACCCGTCAATGGCACCATGCCCAGCAAGCCGACCAAAGGCGGTGAACGGCCCGGTTCTTAATCGGCGAACCGAGCCGCCAACCGCGCGGCCTTTCTCAGCTGAAATCCCGCGCAAACAGATCGATTCGATCCGTACAGAACGAATCCACCCCCCACGACAGAATCTCCCGGGCACGTGCCGGGTCATTCACCGTGTAGCAAAACAAGCCATAGCCTGCCTTCTTCACCTGCGCCGCAATCTCGGGCGTCAGGTTGGCATGGCTGGTGTGCAGCGCAATGCAATCCAGGCGTTCCAGCAATTCTGCCCAGTCTGGCGTGACCTTGTTCAGCAGCAGCCCACGCGGCAAGCCGGGTGCGGTGCGCTGTGCGGCAGCCAGTGCGTCAATCGAGAACGAAGAAATTACCGGCAAGGCCAGCGGCCGGGTCTCGTCTGCGTACAGCTCGGCTGCCATGCGCCCTACTACTTCGCCCGTTTCGATCTCTTTGCCCGGATAGGGCTTGATCTCGATGTTGGCCCACATGTCGTTGGCGCGCAGCCAACGCACCACGTCTACAAATAAAGGCACAGGTTCGCCCTTGTAGTGATGCGGGTCGCGCCATGAACCGGCGTCCATGGTCTGCAATACAGACGAAGAAATATCGGCGATGTTGCCGGTGCCGGGCAAGGTGCGGCCCAGCTTGGGATCGTGCATCAGGATGGGCACGCCATCGGATGCAAGCATGACGTCGAATTCGACCGCTCGCAGGCCATGCGCGTGTGCCACGCGCATGCCGGCCAGGGTGTTCTCGGGGGCGATGATTCCACCCCCGCGATGCGCGACGACACGTTCGTAGTGCCAGCCGCGCGGGGGCAACCCGGCGGTGGGGTTGCTTTCGCGGGGGGTAGTCATTGCGTTTCCCGTATCAGTGCAGCTTCAGGTCAGTAAGGTCTTCAGGGCTTGGCAGGGGCAGGCTTGGCCGGCGCAGCAGCCGGCTTTGCTGCGGGCTTGGCCGGGGCGGCTGCCGGTTTGGCGGCCGCTGGCTTGGCTGGTGCAGCAGGCTTGGCGGCAGCGGGCTTGGCAGGCGCGGCGGGCTTCACACCCGGACGCGGTGCTGCAGCGGGCTTGCTGCCGACACCTGCACCACCGGCGGGCGCACCCGGGGCGCGCATCACGGCATTGCCACGTGCAACGGCATCATCCAGACCCAGCTTCGGCGGCTTGCGGCCGCTGAAGATGTTGTCCAGTTCCTGGTCCATGATGTCCGACACGGCGTTGTAGTTGTGCAGACGGAAGCCACGGGTGTACTGCGCCGGGGTTTGCGACAAGGCGCGGATCACTGCTTGCGAACCATGCAGGCTCGGGTAGTAGGACACGCTCGATGCACGGAAGGCAGCGTCGCTCAGGGGCAGGAAGCCGGTTTTCTGATGCCATTCAGCAGCCGTTACCGGGGTAGCCAGGAAGGCGATGAAGGTGGCCAGCGCTTTCTGTTCGGCTGCCGGGTGACCCGACATGGCCCAGAACGCCGGACCGCCCACGAAGGGGTTGCTGCCATTCTTGGCTTCTTCGTCGTAGTACGGCAGCGGTGCCACGCCATACGAGAACTTGGCCTGCTGCTGAATCGCACCCAGCGAACCGGTGCCGGTGGTCAGGACCGCGCATTCGCCGCTGATGAATTTGGCGTCGGCTTCGTAGCCGTGGCTTTGGAAGGTGAACAGGCGGCTGCGCACCCAGCTCATCATCAGTGCCAGGTGGCGCACGTGCAGCAGCTGGTTGATCTGCAGTTCAGCGCCTACGCCGTTGGTTTCCAGGCCGTTGTTCTTGGACGCGAAAGGCACGTTGTGCAGTGCCGACGTGTTTTCCAGGTGGATCCAGCTTTCGCGGCTGGTGGCGTAGGGGCAATCCGATTCCGCGACGTTGGCCAGCGCAACCAGGTGGTTCTGCATTTCACGCCAGGTCTTGGGCGTGACATCGGGGTCCAGGCCGGCCTTCTTGTACAGGTCGCGGTTGTAGATGTAAACGGGCGCTTCGGCCATCCACGGCAGTGCCAGCAGGTTGCCACGTGCATCACGCAGGTAGTTGGTGGTCTGCGGCAGGAAGAAGTTCAGGTCTTTGACCGGGTAGGTCTTCAACAGATCCGACATCGGCATGATCGCGTTGTGACGTGCCACGAACTCCGGCACGGCGGTGTCGGACAGTTCGATCAGATTCGGCTGCTTCTTGGCGAGCACGGCAGTTTCACCGGCACCAGCCAGCTGAGTCACGCTGGCGTAGGCGGTAGCCGTGACATGTACGTCTTGCTGCTGGCTGTTGAAACGCTGCACCAGCTCGTCGAAGGTGGCGCGGTGGGCCGGGTCCATGGCGTGCCAGACCGAAATTTCGGTGGGCGCGGCAAAGGCGGCGGCAGGCATGCCGCCCGCAAACGCAAAGGCGGTGGCTAGGGCCGCCGCCAGCCAGCCACGACGGGCGGGACGGGTCGGCGAAGAAGAGAAATTCTGGGTAGTCGGGGTCAGGCTGTCCGCGCGCATCGATGCTGTCTCCTTGAGGCCGCACGATTATGCCACTGCATGGCGATGCATCCATCCGCCCATCGGCACCCCATGCAACTTGTCACAAAGGCGCTGAAAATCGCGCCCGAAACCTTACAAACCGATGAACGGAAAATCGGGTTCGGGCCGCTTGCCAGACACAATATCGGCAATCGCCCGGCCAGAACCCGCCCCCATGGTCCAGCCCAGTGTGCCGTGGCCGGTGTTCAGGAACAGGTTGGCAATCCGGCTGCGCCCCACCAAGGGTACGTTGGACGGCGTGGCAGGACGCAGGCCAGACCAATAGGCAGGCGCAGTGGTGTCGAGCGCATCCCCGAACAGTTCACGCGCCACCCGGGTGATGGCTTCGCAGCGGATCGGGTCCAGCTCGCGCGAGTAACCGCCGAATTCGGCAGTGCCGGCAATGCGCAGGCGGTCGCCAAAGCGCGACATCACCAGTTTGTGGGCGGCATCGGTCAGGCTGACCTGCGGCACACGGTCGGGATCGAGCACCGGGTAGGTCGCGGAATAGCCTTTTGCCGGGTACACCAGGCAGGGCACGCCCAACGGGCGCAGCAACGCGGGGCTGTGGCTGCCCAGGGCCACCACAAAGGCGTCGGCCCGTAGCTGTTGGTAGCTGCCGTCCGGGTCGATCACTTCGACCGAGGTGATGCGTGACCCGTCTGACACCAGCCGCGTGGCCTGGGTGCTGTATCGGAATTCGACACCGGCAGCGGCTGCGCGGGTGGCCAGTCCTTCGGTGAAGGCGTGCACGTCGCCGCTTTCGTCGTCGGGCGTGAAGTCGCCGCCTACAATCAGGGAACGGCTGGCGGCCAAGGCGGGTTCGATGTTGATGACTTCATCGGCAGAAATCGTGCGGCGGTCGACGCCCGCGTCGCGCATTACATCGGCGGCGCGTTGGGACGCTTCGAAATCCGCTTCGTCACGGTAGAACTGCAGAATACCGCGCGACAGGTGGTGATAATCGATGCCCAGCGTGCTGCGCATGTCCTGTAATGTGTGGCGGCTGTAGCTGGCCATGGCGACCATGGCGCGCACATTCGGAGCCAGCCGGGAGGGCATGCACTCGCGCAGGAAGGCAAGCGCCCACTGCCATTGACGCCAGTCGGCCGTGGGCCGGAACAGCAAGGGCGAATCCGGCCGAAAGGCCCAGTTGAAGATCTTGCGTGGTGCGGCCGGGTTGGCCCAGGGCACCGAATACGACACCGATATCTGGCCACCGTTGGCGAAACTGGTTTCGCGCCCCGCCCCGGGCTGGCGGTCGACCACCGTGACTTCGTGTCCCGCCTCGCGCAACCACCAGGCGCTGGACGTACCGAGAATGCCACTGCCGAGGACGACAACTTTCATATTGCGGGGCTCCGTAGAAGTAACGCGACCAGACTGTACCTGCCTGCGCCCAATCGAACAGACACGACCCTGTCGGATCGGCCCATAGTGTATGCGCGACGCCCGTCGCAGATGACCTTGTAGGGATTGCAGAAGGGGGCTATAGGGCGATGCTGACAGCCCGTTATGCAAAAAATTCCGCACATCAGAAAATTGCGTGCTGAAATCGTTTTGTCGCGTTACGCTCGCGCCTTTCGTGTCGACGGCAGCGACCAAAAGTCGCATTCGAGGGAACCATGGACATTCTTTGGCAACAGATCCTGAACGGACTGGTGCTCGGCAGCGTGTATGCGCTGGTAGCGCTCGGCTACACGATGGTGTACGGGATTTTGCAGCTGATCAACTTCGCACACGGTGAAGTATTGATGGTTGGCGCAATGGTCGCGATGGTCACCGTCAAGTGGGTAATAGCCACCTTCCCGGGCCTGCCCGGACCGGCGGTACTGGCCATTGGCCTGCTGGCAGCGATTCCCGTCTGTGTGGCGATCAACGTGTTCATCGAACGCGTGGCCTATCGCCCGCTGCGCAATGCGCCCAAGCTGGCTCCCTTGATCACCGCCATCGGCATCTCGATCATGATGCAGACCATGGCCATGATCATCTTCGGCCGCAATTACAACCAGTTCCCTGCCCTGCTGCCCACCGCCCCGATCGAAGTCGGCGGCGCGCTGATCACGCAGACACAAATCCTGATTCTGGTGTTCGCTGCCTTGTCGATGGGTGCCCTGACCCTGCTGGTGGAACGCACCCGCCTGGGCCGCGCCATGCGCGCCACTGCGGAAAATCCGCGTGTGGCCAGCCTGATGGGTGTGAATGCCAACCACGTGATCGTGATGACCTTCGCGCTGGGTGCCGCACTGGCCGCCATCGCTGGCGTGATGCTGGCCGCCAACTACGCGGTGACCCACTTCTACATGGGCTTCATGCCCGGGCTGAAGGCGTTCACGGCTGCGGTGCTGGGCGGTATCGGCAATCTGTACGGTGCCATGCTGGGCGGGCTGCTGCTGGGCCTGGTCGAGTCGCTGGGCGCGGGTTACATCGGCGATCTGACCGGTGGATTCCTGGGTAGCCACTACCAGGACATCTTCGCCTTTGTCGTACTCATCATCGTGCTGACCCTGCGGCCTTCCGGCCTGATGGGTGAACGCGTCGCCGACCGCGCCTGAGGATCCTCGTCATGCATCACGGATTCAAATTCAATTTCCTGCCCGCGCAGGGCAATGCCATGCGTGCCTACCTGGGCATGGTGATGGTGGCAGTGGCGCTCGCCGTCCTGCCGCTGGTACTGGGCCAATACGGCAACAGCTGGGTTCGCATCATCGACCTGGCGCTGCTGTATGTATTGCTCGCACTGGGCCTGAACATCGTGGTGGGCTTTGCCGGCCTGCTCGACCTGGGATACATCGCGTTCTACGCGGTGGGTGCCTACATGTATGCGTTGCTGTCCTCGCCGCACCTGGCGAACAACTTCGCGTGGATTGCTGCGACCTTCCCCAATGGCATGCACAACTCGATCTGGCTGGTAATCCCGCTGGGTGCAGGCGTTGCGGCCTTGTTCGGCGTCCTGCTGGGGGCACCCACGCTCAAGCTGCGCGGCGATTACCTTGCGATTGTCACGCTGGGCTTCGGCGAGATCGTGCGTATCTTCATGAACAACCTGAACGCGCCGGTGAACATCACCAACGGCCCGCAAGGTATTACGCGCATCGATCCGATCAGCCTGTTCGGTACGTCCTTGGCGGGTACGCGCGGCAGTCGCGGCATGGTCGACATATTCGGGTGGAAGATACCCAGCGTGACGGCCTACTACTACCTGTTCCTGCTGTTGGTGATCCTGGCGATTTTCCTGTGTATTCGTTTGCAGGACTCCCGCATCGGGCGCGCCTGGATGGCCATCCGCGAAGACGAAATCGCCGCCAAGGCCATGGGCATCAACACCCGCAACGTGAAACTGCTGGCCTTTGCCATGGGCGCGTCCTTCGGTGGCGTGTCGGGTGCCATGTTCTCGGCCTTCCAAGGCTTCGTCAGCCCGGAATCCTTCACGCTGATGGAATCCATTGTGGTGCTGGCCATGGTGGTGCTGGGCGGCATGGGCCACGTGCCGGGTGTGGTGCTGGGTGCGTTGTTGCTGGCCGGCTTGCCGGAACTGCTGCGTCACTTCGTGGTGCCGGCGCAAGAGCTGCTGTTTGGCGCAGGCAATGTGATTGTCGATGCCGAAATCGGCCGTACCCTGCTGTTCGGTCTGGCCATGGTGCTGGTGATGCTGTTCCGTCCCAAGGGACTGTGGCCATCGTCACCGCATGGGGTCAAGAAAACGCCGGCTCCGGTGCCGGACGCCCCGCAACCGACCAAGGTGGCCTGAGATGACAACGACCGTTTCTCCGCTGGGCGTGGCCGACATGCCGGGCACTAATGAAGCACCGCTGCTGCGCGTGGCGGGCATCAGCAAGCGCTTCGGCGGCTTGCAGGCCTTGTCTGATGTCGGGCTGGAAATCCAGCGCGGCCAGATCTACGGGCTGATCGGCCCCAATGGTGCCGGCAAGACCACCTTCTTCAACGTGATCACTGGCCTGTACACGCCTGACGCCGGCACCTTCGAGCTGGGCGGCAAACCCTACAAGCCGACGGCGGTGCACGATGTGGCGCGCGCAGGCATTGCCCGCACCTTCCAGAACATCCGCCTATTCGGCGAGATGACTGCGCTGGAAAACGTGATGGTCGGCCGTCACGTGCGCACCAAGACCGGCATCTGGGGTGCCATGCTGCGCACGCCGGGCGTCAAGCGCGAAGAAGCCGAGATCCGCCAGCGTGCATTCGAGCTGCTGGAATACGTGAACATCTCACGCTACGCCCACTTCCAGGCCCGCACGCTGTCTTACGGCGACCAGCGCCGTCTGGAAATTGCACGCGCCCTGGCCACCGACCCGCTGCTGCTGGCGCTGGATGAACCGGCAGCTGGCATGAATGCCACCGAGAAGGTCGCCCTGCGCGGTCTGCTGGACAACATTCGCCGCGATGGCAAGACCATTCTGCTGATCGAGCACGACGTGAAGCTGGTAATGGGCTTGTGCAATCGCATCACCGTGCTGGACTACGGCAAGCGCATCGCGGAAGGCGTCCCGGCGGATGTGCAGAAGAATCCTGCCGTGATCGAGGCTTATCTTGGCGGCGGGCACTAGGAAAATCGATGGCTGACACTGAAATCGTATTGCGCGTCACGGACCTGCAAGTCGCCTACGGCGGCATCCAGGCAGTCAAAGGCGCGTCGCTGGAAGTCCGCAAGGGCGAATTGGTCACGCTGATCGGTGCCAACGGCGCGGGCAAGACCACCACACTGAAGGCCATTACCGGCCTGCTGAACCCGGCATCGGGCGACATCGCCTACATGGACGCACCGATGGACGGCATCCGCGCCGACCAGCGCGTGGCACGTGGCCTGGTCATGATCCCGGAAGGTCGGGGCGTGTTTGCACGCATGACCATCGTTGAAAACCTGCAGATGGGCGCGTATCTGCGACGCGATTCCGCCGGTATCAAGCAGGACATCGAACGCATGTTCGAGACCTTCCCGCGCCTGAAGGAACGGGCGGATCAGCTGGCCGGCACCATGTCGGGCGGCGAACAGCAAATGCTGGCGATGGCGCGTGCGCTGATGGCGCAACCGAAATTGCTGCTGCTGGACGAGCCGTCGATGGGCTTGTCGCCGATCATGGTCGACAAGATCTTTGAAGTGATCCGTGCGGTCTCGGCGCAAGGTGTGACCATGCTGCTGGTCGAGCAGAATGCCAACCTGGCATTGCAGGCCGCGCATCGGGGCTATGTGATGGAATCGGGCGTGATCACCATGGCAGGCGATGCGCAGGCCATGTTGGTCGACCCCCGCGTGCGCGAAGCGTATCTGGGTGAAGAGACGGGTGCGGAAGAAACCGGGGTCTGAAGTGTCTGAAGGTTGAAGCCCTGAGTTTCAAGCTTCCCAAGCCTGGATCTTCGAACAGTGCACGAATAAACGGCCCGACTTGCAAAAGTCGGGCCGTTTGTCTTGTAGCCGATGGTCTTGCCGATCAACAGGACTCGGCAGGCGGCACACCCCGTTCTGCAATGAAGCGCGCAAACGCTTCCAGCGTGGCGCTGCTGACGTGGTGCTCGATCCCTTCCGCATCACGGCGGGCCGAATCTTCGTCCACCCCCAGGGCCAGCAAAAAGTCGTGCACGGTCTGATGGCGGCGACGCGTGGCGTCGGCCAAGGCTTCGCCAGCTTCGGTCAGGAACACACCCCGGTAGGGTCGGCGCACCGCATATCCGGTGTCGGCCAAGCGACCCAACATTTTCGCCACCGTCGGTTGTGCAACACCCAGGCGCGCAGCGATATCGACCTGTCTGGCCTCACCACCGTCACGGATCAGGTCGGAAATCAATTCCACGTAGTCTTCCACGCGTTCCAGGCGGCGCGCCTCACGCACCTGCCGGAAGCTTTCCACGTGTACGGCGGCGTCCATCAACTTCGGCAACGCCTCCGCCGTGGCCTTCATCTTGTTCATATCTTCTCCAATGGTCGAGAGGACTTCCCTCGCAACCAGCCGCCATTTTGACCGATCTGGGAAAACCGCGAATTCTCTTTCTTACATCTTGCTGTCATTTCCTTGGCTATTGGTTATAGCCTAAGCTATAGTTACCTGACCCAAGCGCTGCGTGCCGGGTAGATCCGGCATGTCGGCCTCACGAATACGCTGACAAGGTATTGCCATGCTTCGACGACGTTTCCACCAACTGCTCGGCCGTGGCGCGCTCGCCGCATTTGCGATGTGTGCGGGCTTGGCCTTGCCGACGGCAGTTCAGGCGGAAGACGCGAAGAAGTTGTCGGTGATTGCCACCACGGGCATGCTCGCCGACACCATGCGGGAAGTCGGTGGGGACCGCATTGAAGTCACTGCGCTGATGGGTGTGGGTGTCGATCCGCACACCTATCGTCAGACGCGCTCTGACGTCGCCAAGCTCACACGCGCCAATCTGGTTGTCTGGCACGGGCTGAATCTGGAAGCGCAGCTGGAAGACCTGTTCAAAGACCTGGCGCGCCGCAAGCCGGTGGTGGCCTTGGCCGACACCATTCCCAAGTCGCGCCTGCTGGCGGATGAGCAGAATCCGCAAATTTTTGACCCGCACGTGTGGATGGACCCGCAACTGTGGCTGCCGATCGTCACCGCCGCGCGTGATGCCTTGATCCAGGTCGACCCAGCCGGCAAGGCCAGCTACGACAGCAATGCCGCGCGCTACGCCGAACAGATCGCCGCCTTGGACAAACGCGTGAAGGCGCGCCTGGGAGCAGTGCCTGCCGCCCGCCGCATGCTGGTGACCGCACATGACGCTTTCCGCTACTTCGGCCGAGCCAACAGCTACGAGGTCTTGGGCATCCAGGGCATCTCGACCGAAAGCGAAGCCAGCCTGCATCAGGTCGAGAAGATCGTCGGCATTTTGGTCGAGCGCAAGATCGGCGCGATTTTCGTGGAATCGTCGGTGTCCGATCAGAACATTCGCGCTCTGGTTGAAGGCGCGGCGGCGCGCGGACACAAGGTCACCATCGGCGGCGAGCTGTTCTCAGACGCCATGGGCCAGCCCGGCACGCCCGAAGGCACCTACCTGGGCATGATCGAGCACAACGCCAACACGATTGCCAAAGCCTTGGGAGCCGCGCCATGAGCCAGTCGACAAATCAGTCCTCGGGTAATGCTGGTAGCCACCCCGCCTCCCGCCACGCTGACCTCCACGTGGCCCCGCCCGCCAGCGCCAGCCAAGTCCCGCCCGCGCTCGACATCCGTGGCGTGACCGCCAGTTATGGGGCGACCTCGGTGCTGTTCTCGGTGGACTTTGCCTTGCCCACGGGGGCCATGGGCGTGATCGTCGGCCCCAACGGGGCGGGCAAATCCACCCTGCTGAAAGCCGCGCTCGACATCGTGCCGAAGGTATCGGGTGAGGTCAGCGTATTTGGCCTGCCCTTCGAGGCCAACCGCCACCGCGTGGCCTACGTGCCGCAACGGGCCAGCGTGGATTGGGAATTCCCGGCCACCACCTTCGATGTGGTCGCCATGGGCCTGTACCGCGAACTGGGCCTGCTGCGCTGGCGCCGCGCCAGCCACCGCACGCGCATCCTGGATTGTCTGGACCGCGTGGGCATGCGCGACTTTGCAGATCGCCAGATCGGCCAATTGTCGGGCGGGCAACAACAACGGGTATTCGTGGCGCGTGCATTGGCACAGAACGCGGACTTGTATGTGCTGGATGAGCCGTTTGCCGGCGTCGATGCAGCTACCGAACGCACGTTGGTTTCCGTGCTGCGGGCATTGACGCAGGCCGGCAAGACCGTGCTGTGCGTGCATCACGACCTGAGCACTGTCGCCGATTACTTCACCGACGCCTTGCTGCTGAACGTGCGCCGCATTGCGGCCGGGCCTGTTCGGGATGTGTTTACCGAAGCGAACTTGCAGCAGGCCTACGGCGGCCGCCTGTCGCTGGCGCAGATCGACCGCACCCGCGACACCTTCGACACACAGGCAGATGCCCGGAGCGCAGCGGCATGAACCCACTGCTCGACGCCTTGTTATTGCGTACGGGCTACAACACCACGCTGGTGACCATTGGGGCTGCGCTGCTGGGCGCGGCAGCCGGCGCCATCGGCACCTTTGTGCTGCTGCGTCGCCGTTCACTTGCCAGTGATGCCGCAGGCCACGCCGCCCTGCCCGGCCTGGCGGCGGCGTTCATCTTGATGGCAATGACCAGTGGCAACGGCCGTTGGTTGCCCGGTCTGATGATCGGCGCGGCCATCTCGGCAGCGCTGGGTCTGGTGGTGGTGCATGCCATCACCGCACGCACGCGTCTGAAGGAAGACGCCGCCATCGGTGTCGTGCTGTCGGTGTTCTTCGGTTTGGGCGTGGTGTTGCTGACGGTCGTGCAAGCCCTGCCCAGCGGCAACCAGGCCGGCATTGCCAGCTACTTGCTGGGGTCCGCCGCGGGCATGCTGCGCAGTGAAGCCGAACTGATCGCCATCATGGCCGCGCTGACAGCGCTGTCGGTTTTCATCCTGCGCCGCCCGCTGAGCATGCTGTGCTTCGACCCCGACTACGCCGCAATCAGCGGTGTGCGGGTGCGGCTGACCGACGCAGCGCTATCGGTAATTTTGCTGGCCGTCGTCATCACCAGCCTGAAAGTAGTGGGCCTGGTCTTGAGCGTGGCGCTGAGCATCATGCCTGCTGTGGCCGCCCGTTTCTGGACCGACCGGGTACAGCACATGGTGCCGGTGTCCGCCGCCCTGGGCGCGGCTGGCGCGTATGCGGGTGCCGCCATTTCCTCGTCAGCCCCCAGCCTGCCCACGGGTGCGGTAATCGTGTTGATCATGTTCGGAATGTTTGTGGTGTCCTTGCTGTTTGCGCCCGCACGTGGCGTGTTGGCCACTGCGATCCGCCACCAGGCATTCCGCCGTCGGGTACACCGCCGCCAGGGGCTGCTGGCCCTGGACCGCCAGGAAAGCATCCACGACGGCATGACCTTGCGCCTGCTGCGTCAGTCCGGGTGGATTCGGCGCGACGGCGTGCCGACCCCGGCAGGCGTGCTGGCGGCCCGCGACGCCGCGCATGATGAAGCGCTGTGGCGCTTGCATGGCGACCGCTACCCAGGCGACTCAGCCGCCCTGCACTACCACCGCATTGTGCCGATCAAACAGGTGCTGCCAGCCGACGCACTGGCAGACCTGGAAGCCTTGTTGGCGGCACAGCCAGCGCGCAAGTCGCACGCCACCACCCGGCTTGCGCCGGCAGGATACTGAGATGCTCATCGACTTCCTGCAGTTGAGCCTGGTGCCCATGCTGATCGCGGTCCTGGCCAGCATGGCCTGCGCCTTGCCCGGCAATTTCCTGGTGTTGCGCCAGCAAAGCCTGATTGGCGATGCGGTCAGCCACGTGGTCTTGCCCGGCGTGGTCGGTGCGTTTGTCGTCACCGGCACCATCGCCACCGCCCCGATGCTGATCGGCGCAGCGGTGGCAGCGCTGTTCGCAGTCGGCCTGATCGAGATCATCCGCAGACTGGGCAAGGTCGAACCGGGCGCAGCCATGGGCGTGGTCTTCACCGCCCTGTTCGCGGCCGGCGTGGTGTGGCTGGAACAGTCGAACAGTGCATCGGTCCACCTGGAC contains these protein-coding regions:
- a CDS encoding metal ABC transporter solute-binding protein, Zn/Mn family: MLRRRFHQLLGRGALAAFAMCAGLALPTAVQAEDAKKLSVIATTGMLADTMREVGGDRIEVTALMGVGVDPHTYRQTRSDVAKLTRANLVVWHGLNLEAQLEDLFKDLARRKPVVALADTIPKSRLLADEQNPQIFDPHVWMDPQLWLPIVTAARDALIQVDPAGKASYDSNAARYAEQIAALDKRVKARLGAVPAARRMLVTAHDAFRYFGRANSYEVLGIQGISTESEASLHQVEKIVGILVERKIGAIFVESSVSDQNIRALVEGAAARGHKVTIGGELFSDAMGQPGTPEGTYLGMIEHNANTIAKALGAAP
- a CDS encoding metal ABC transporter ATP-binding protein, whose product is MSQSTNQSSGNAGSHPASRHADLHVAPPASASQVPPALDIRGVTASYGATSVLFSVDFALPTGAMGVIVGPNGAGKSTLLKAALDIVPKVSGEVSVFGLPFEANRHRVAYVPQRASVDWEFPATTFDVVAMGLYRELGLLRWRRASHRTRILDCLDRVGMRDFADRQIGQLSGGQQQRVFVARALAQNADLYVLDEPFAGVDAATERTLVSVLRALTQAGKTVLCVHHDLSTVADYFTDALLLNVRRIAAGPVRDVFTEANLQQAYGGRLSLAQIDRTRDTFDTQADARSAAA
- a CDS encoding metal ABC transporter permease; its protein translation is MNPLLDALLLRTGYNTTLVTIGAALLGAAAGAIGTFVLLRRRSLASDAAGHAALPGLAAAFILMAMTSGNGRWLPGLMIGAAISAALGLVVVHAITARTRLKEDAAIGVVLSVFFGLGVVLLTVVQALPSGNQAGIASYLLGSAAGMLRSEAELIAIMAALTALSVFILRRPLSMLCFDPDYAAISGVRVRLTDAALSVILLAVVITSLKVVGLVLSVALSIMPAVAARFWTDRVQHMVPVSAALGAAGAYAGAAISSSAPSLPTGAVIVLIMFGMFVVSLLFAPARGVLATAIRHQAFRRRVHRRQGLLALDRQESIHDGMTLRLLRQSGWIRRDGVPTPAGVLAARDAAHDEALWRLHGDRYPGDSAALHYHRIVPIKQVLPADALADLEALLAAQPARKSHATTRLAPAGY